The Chloroherpetonaceae bacterium genome has a segment encoding these proteins:
- a CDS encoding transcriptional regulator has product MTTSNAQHVRQQRSRPPLMRMHHIVSALQEGRYPNCASLAKQLEVSPKTIQRDIEYMIYQLGAPIGYDSSRKGYYFTEPNWFLPQVFLRESERSAMAIAEKILEQYSGLPAYDDVKAAFEKFFKQLPQDDAALRTENALFSFEPPPSSSVEKAIFRTVQAAASMQRKIKMRYHTAYSNTLSERIVHPYHFHQSEGIWYLIAYCELRQQVLTFAMNRIQDAVQLDEAFVRDDSFDLQQFLATAFLMFKGDRCYTVRIRFSPYQARWIRERVWHATQRLEDEPDGSLVLSFKVENLHAARLWVMKYGAEAEVLEPEALRDLIRQEISKMIELYSRKS; this is encoded by the coding sequence ATGACAACATCAAACGCACAACATGTTCGTCAGCAGCGTTCTCGTCCGCCGCTCATGCGTATGCACCATATCGTTTCGGCACTGCAAGAAGGCAGGTATCCGAATTGCGCGTCGCTGGCAAAGCAGTTAGAGGTTAGCCCAAAGACGATTCAGCGCGACATTGAGTATATGATATACCAGCTGGGTGCCCCGATTGGATACGACAGTTCGCGCAAAGGTTACTATTTCACGGAGCCAAACTGGTTTTTGCCTCAGGTATTTCTCAGAGAGTCGGAGCGCTCGGCGATGGCAATTGCAGAGAAAATCTTGGAGCAGTATAGCGGACTGCCCGCCTACGACGATGTCAAGGCAGCGTTTGAGAAGTTTTTCAAACAGTTGCCTCAAGATGATGCAGCCCTGCGCACGGAAAATGCTTTGTTCTCGTTTGAACCGCCCCCAAGTTCAAGCGTAGAAAAAGCCATTTTCCGCACCGTGCAGGCAGCTGCCTCTATGCAAAGGAAAATCAAGATGCGCTACCATACGGCATATAGCAACACGCTGAGCGAGCGCATCGTGCATCCATATCACTTTCACCAATCGGAAGGGATATGGTATCTCATCGCATACTGCGAACTGCGTCAGCAAGTGCTCACCTTTGCCATGAACCGCATTCAGGATGCCGTGCAACTTGATGAGGCTTTTGTGAGAGACGACAGCTTTGACCTTCAGCAGTTTCTGGCAACGGCGTTTTTGATGTTTAAGGGTGATCGGTGTTATACGGTTCGGATTCGCTTTTCCCCTTACCAAGCGCGGTGGATTCGGGAGCGAGTTTGGCATGCGACGCAGCGCTTGGAAGATGAGCCTGACGGCTCGCTGGTGCTCTCGTTTAAGGTGGAAAATCTCCATGCAGCGCGTCTTTGGGTTATGAAATACGGCGCGGAAGCCGAAGTGCTGGAGCCTGAAGCGCTACGCGACCTCATTCGCCAAGAAATTAGCAAAATGATTGAGCTGTATAGCCGAAAATCTTAG
- a CDS encoding aldehyde dehydrogenase family protein, which yields MIYHNYIGGKWQPAASGKTFVKVNPAHIKDRIGKFPQSAKSDVQAAAEAAREAYKCWRLVPAPKRGDIIRKAGMILEARKEEIAREMTREMGKILTETKGDVQEGIDTAYYAAAEGRRLFGYTVPSELPNKFAMTIRQPVGVAGCITPWNFPLAIPTWKIFPALLCGNTVVFKPAMETPKTAHTLVEILIEAGVPEGVINLVHGGDEVGKAVVDDPNINLISFTGSTQTGAIVAQNCAKQHKRVSLEMGGKNAVILMDDADLKLALEGVVWGAFGTTGQRCTATSRLLLHEKIHDKFVEMLVKRVEKLKLGYGNDEGVDIGPVINEAQMKRILNYIEIGKKEGATCVIGGKRATGNGLENGYFIEPTIFTNVQWDYRIAQEEIFGPVLSVIKFKTFEEAVQILNSVRYGLSSSLYTKNINLAFQAMRDFEAGITYINAPTIGAEAHLPFGGVKQTGNGHREGGWQVYDFFSETKTIYVDFSGTLQRAQIDTYKEARSES from the coding sequence ATGATTTACCACAACTATATCGGCGGCAAGTGGCAGCCTGCGGCATCGGGCAAGACATTCGTCAAAGTCAATCCGGCTCATATCAAAGACCGCATTGGCAAATTTCCACAATCGGCAAAAAGCGATGTGCAAGCCGCGGCTGAAGCCGCACGTGAAGCCTACAAGTGTTGGCGACTGGTGCCCGCGCCCAAGCGCGGCGATATTATCCGCAAAGCAGGAATGATTTTAGAGGCGCGCAAAGAAGAAATTGCTCGCGAGATGACACGCGAGATGGGCAAAATCCTTACCGAAACCAAAGGCGATGTGCAAGAAGGAATTGATACGGCTTACTACGCTGCAGCAGAGGGACGAAGGCTATTTGGTTATACCGTGCCCTCAGAACTGCCAAATAAGTTTGCAATGACCATACGCCAGCCCGTAGGCGTCGCTGGGTGTATTACGCCTTGGAACTTTCCGCTGGCTATTCCAACTTGGAAAATTTTTCCAGCCTTGCTGTGCGGAAATACCGTTGTCTTTAAGCCAGCAATGGAGACGCCCAAAACCGCCCACACGCTTGTCGAAATCTTAATTGAAGCGGGCGTGCCAGAAGGTGTGATTAATCTGGTGCACGGTGGCGATGAAGTCGGCAAGGCGGTTGTCGATGACCCCAACATCAACCTCATTTCTTTTACAGGCTCGACGCAAACTGGCGCAATCGTGGCGCAAAACTGTGCAAAACAGCACAAGCGCGTCTCGCTTGAAATGGGCGGGAAAAATGCCGTGATCCTAATGGATGACGCAGACTTGAAGTTAGCGCTTGAGGGCGTGGTGTGGGGCGCCTTTGGCACGACAGGACAGCGTTGCACCGCAACCAGCCGATTACTGCTACACGAGAAAATTCACGACAAATTTGTCGAAATGCTCGTCAAGCGCGTCGAAAAACTGAAACTGGGTTACGGTAACGATGAAGGCGTTGACATCGGACCTGTCATCAACGAAGCGCAGATGAAGCGCATTCTGAACTACATTGAAATTGGCAAAAAAGAAGGAGCCACGTGCGTAATTGGCGGCAAACGCGCAACAGGAAATGGCTTGGAGAATGGTTACTTCATTGAACCAACAATCTTTACAAATGTGCAATGGGATTATCGCATTGCACAAGAAGAAATTTTTGGACCTGTGCTCTCCGTAATAAAATTTAAGACTTTTGAAGAAGCCGTGCAGATTTTAAACAGCGTGCGCTACGGACTTTCTTCATCGCTTTACACGAAAAATATCAATTTAGCTTTCCAAGCGATGCGTGATTTTGAAGCGGGCATTACTTACATCAATGCACCCACAATTGGGGCAGAGGCGCATTTGCCCTTTGGTGGCGTGAAGCAAACAGGCAACGGACATCGTGAAGGTGGCTGGCAAGTCTATGACTTTTTCAGCGAAACAAAAACAATTTATGTGGATTTTAGCGGCACCTTGCAGCGCGCACAAATTGATACGTATAAAGAAGCAAGGAGTGAAAGTTGA